In Erpetoichthys calabaricus chromosome 2, fErpCal1.3, whole genome shotgun sequence, a genomic segment contains:
- the LOC127526763 gene encoding E3 SUMO-protein ligase ZBED1-like, producing MSSMESLNTDTTEQQEQLVPKKNAVSVIWTHFGFSKDDIKQNEVRCRHCRKTVSTPKGNTTNLFQHLKHNHVTEYEQCMAQKKQKETDKRPATSASAKQMSITQAFTNATQYEKSSRRWKEITDAICYYIAKDMTPLATVERSGFKHLVKTLDRRYTVPSRSHFSKTALPDMYKTCCKNVAAELKNVQHFAATSDLWSSRMMDPFLSLTLHYIDDDWKLRQRCLETAYFPADHTADMIAQGLKDMLSEWDLAEEKLSAIMTDNEAEMSSYLVSPMLDSEANPLDWWRKHHVHFPTLSKVAKKYLCIPATSSPSERVFSSGGNIVTCLRSCLKPEKVNMLVFLSKNLE from the exons ATGTCGAGCATGGAGAGCTTAAACACTGACACAACTGAGCAACAAGAGcagcttgtaccaaagaaaaacgcagtctccgtcatttggacacattttggcttcagtaaggatgacatcaaacaaaatgaagtcagatgtagacactgtagaaaaacagtttcgacgcccaaaggtaacaccaccaatttgtttcaacacttgaaacacaatcacgttactgaatatgaacagtgcatggctcaaaaaaaacaaaaagagactgacaagcgcccagcaacaagtgcctccgcaaagcagatgtcgataacacaagcgttcacaaatgccacacagtatgagaagagttcaagaagatggaaagaaataactgacgctatttgttattacatcgcaaaggatatgactcccttggctacagtggagcgaagcgggtttaaacacctcgttaaaactctcgacagaagatacactgtgccatcgcgatcacatttttctaaaactgcgctgccagacatgtacaagacatgttgtaaaaatgtagctgctgaactgaaaaatgttcaacactttgcagccacatctgatctctggtcaagtaggatgatggacccattcttgagccttactttgcactacattgacgacgattggaagctgcgccagagatgccttgagacggcatattttccagccgatcacacggcagatatgattgcgcaaggtctgaaagatatgctttctgaatgggacctcgcggaagaaaaactttcagccattatgacagacaacg aagcagagatgagcagctatttggtgtcccccatgctggatagtgaggcaaatccactggactggtggaggaagcatcatgtacattttcccactctaagtaaggtggcaaaaaagtatctctgcataccagctactagctccccatcagagcgggttttcagttcgggcggaaacattgttacatgcctcaggtcctgcctgaaacctgaaaaggttaacatgctcgtgtttcttagtaagaacttagagtaa